One Thermoproteota archaeon genomic region harbors:
- a CDS encoding ABC transporter substrate-binding protein, translated as GNQIKRIAIIHEDTEWGTATAKAWQKYFPEAGYQIVKVVSYHAATITSMDSEIDTLKAANPDLVLVASYVQDAILFVQTAKQRDFNPKAILAQDAGFINPSYVKQVGKDGFYIFSREVFNWDLGQKIPKLKEVNGRYKAKYGVDLNGNSARDYTGAWVLYYALEEAGKKASPANLEEFRKAIRDALASLNIPGDKLIMPWKGVKFDSTGQNTLGQGIVVQMMEDGKYHTVFPEEFATAEPVFPMPKWSERG; from the coding sequence CGGTAACCAGATAAAGAGGATAGCGATAATACACGAGGACACCGAGTGGGGAACCGCCACCGCCAAGGCTTGGCAGAAGTACTTCCCCGAGGCCGGATACCAGATAGTGAAAGTAGTGAGCTACCACGCGGCTACGATAACCTCCATGGACAGCGAGATAGACACGCTGAAAGCAGCCAATCCCGATTTAGTGCTGGTAGCCAGCTACGTGCAGGACGCCATACTCTTCGTCCAGACCGCCAAGCAGAGGGACTTCAACCCGAAGGCCATACTGGCTCAGGACGCTGGCTTCATAAACCCGAGCTACGTCAAGCAGGTGGGCAAGGACGGGTTCTACATCTTCAGCAGGGAAGTCTTCAACTGGGACCTCGGCCAGAAGATACCTAAGCTGAAGGAGGTGAACGGTAGGTACAAGGCGAAGTACGGAGTGGACCTCAACGGTAACTCCGCCAGGGACTACACCGGCGCCTGGGTGCTCTACTACGCTCTGGAGGAGGCCGGTAAGAAGGCCAGCCCTGCCAACTTGGAGGAGTTCAGGAAGGCGATAAGGGACGCACTAGCGAGTCTGAACATCCCCGGAGACAAGTTGATTATGCCTTGGAAGGGAGTGAAGTTCGACTCGACTGGTCAGAACACTCTCGGTCAGGGAATAGTCGTCCAGATGATGGAGGACGGGAAGTACCATACCGTCTTCCCTGAGGAGTTCGCGACTGCTGAACCCGTGTTCCCCATGCCCAAGTGGAGCGAGAGGGGCTGA
- a CDS encoding branched-chain amino acid ABC transporter permease: MIGLDYVANAVVSGILIGSVYSLVGMGLALIWGIMDVINFAQGDYMMIGAFVTYWAFTLAGVDPLLSVPLSFLATFALGVLTQRVVIERVLDAPMVSQITATFAVLLMIRYGAEAAFGPYTKRIYVPYADVIYRFGTVSLQLPRLIAFSVSLGVAVAFYVFLKTTYTGVALRAVSQNRMAAYLMGINVRKMYWIAFGIGVGISAVGGTLVATFLPIHPEMGGFYALIAFIVVVFGGFGSVFGAYISGIIIGVTESVSALFISPSLKDVVAFLLFIAIILVKPTGLFGTEQR; the protein is encoded by the coding sequence TTGATAGGTCTGGATTACGTTGCCAATGCGGTAGTCAGCGGTATCCTAATAGGGAGCGTCTACTCCCTTGTTGGAATGGGTCTTGCGCTTATCTGGGGCATAATGGACGTGATAAACTTCGCTCAGGGAGACTACATGATGATAGGGGCCTTCGTGACGTACTGGGCCTTCACCCTAGCTGGGGTGGATCCGTTACTGAGCGTTCCCCTCTCTTTCCTAGCGACCTTCGCGCTGGGGGTGCTCACCCAGAGGGTGGTGATAGAGAGGGTCCTAGACGCTCCCATGGTTAGCCAGATCACCGCCACGTTCGCTGTGCTCTTGATGATCAGGTACGGCGCTGAGGCCGCCTTCGGTCCCTACACAAAGAGGATCTACGTCCCCTACGCGGACGTGATATACAGGTTCGGGACGGTAAGCCTCCAGCTCCCCAGGCTAATAGCCTTCTCCGTGTCCTTGGGAGTGGCCGTGGCCTTTTACGTTTTTCTGAAGACCACATATACGGGAGTCGCCTTGAGGGCGGTTTCCCAGAACAGGATGGCCGCCTATCTTATGGGTATAAATGTGAGGAAGATGTACTGGATAGCATTCGGCATCGGGGTAGGGATCTCTGCCGTTGGTGGCACCTTGGTCGCCACGTTCCTCCCGATACACCCTGAGATGGGTGGATTCTACGCGCTCATAGCATTTATAGTGGTGGTGTTCGGCGGATTCGGGAGCGTCTTCGGCGCTTACATAAGTGGGATCATAATTGGAGTCACCGAGTCTGTTAGCGCTCTCTTCATCTCCCCATCGCTGAAGGATGTCGTTGCGTTCCTCCTCTTCATCGCCATAATTCTGGTGAAGCCTACCGGGCTCTTCGGGACAGAACAGAGGTGA
- a CDS encoding branched-chain amino acid ABC transporter permease, with product MLQFMKEGLSGRNGQYFAVVAAVMLVAPLIFWKLDLPFAANAMLLCLMFSIMAMAWNLLEGYTGQLSFGHAVFFGVGAYTTMILMLYYGVTPWVGIFVGGLVAALVGLALGVPLFRLRSHWFALATIAVGEIFKLIFISWDYVGGSAGLQSPIVPEEQKLYYLQYAGSYVYIYLALGLLGLELLVLYPLVNSRIGYYLQAIREDEDAAMSLGINPFKYKMVAMFFSALFTGIGGGIYTVRFRFVDPFAVFDLISVSVYITIAGILGGIYSFIGPIVGSFVFVPISEYVRVYIVSRFPRFYGLHVFVLGVILLAISLLAPEGIMGWLEKRGYLRKGRETGEVRKE from the coding sequence ATGTTACAATTCATGAAGGAGGGGCTAAGCGGTAGAAACGGCCAGTATTTCGCGGTCGTGGCTGCTGTAATGCTGGTGGCTCCCCTGATCTTCTGGAAGCTGGACCTTCCCTTCGCAGCCAACGCCATGCTCCTCTGCCTCATGTTCTCTATAATGGCGATGGCTTGGAACCTGCTCGAGGGATACACCGGACAGCTCAGCTTCGGGCACGCGGTGTTCTTCGGCGTCGGCGCTTACACGACCATGATCCTCATGCTCTACTACGGGGTGACGCCTTGGGTGGGCATATTCGTTGGAGGACTGGTGGCAGCCCTAGTAGGCCTAGCTCTGGGCGTTCCGCTCTTCAGGCTGAGGAGCCATTGGTTCGCTCTAGCTACGATAGCTGTGGGCGAGATATTCAAGCTCATCTTCATTTCTTGGGACTATGTTGGGGGATCAGCTGGCCTGCAGTCTCCCATAGTTCCAGAAGAGCAGAAGCTGTACTATCTGCAGTACGCAGGCTCCTACGTCTACATATACCTGGCCCTAGGTCTGCTGGGGCTCGAGCTCCTAGTCTTGTATCCGTTGGTGAATAGCAGGATAGGCTACTACCTGCAGGCTATAAGAGAGGACGAGGACGCGGCCATGAGCCTAGGGATCAACCCGTTCAAGTACAAGATGGTGGCCATGTTCTTCAGCGCCCTCTTCACTGGCATAGGAGGGGGGATATACACGGTCAGGTTCAGGTTCGTCGACCCATTCGCAGTCTTCGACCTGATATCCGTCTCCGTCTACATAACCATAGCCGGCATATTGGGAGGCATATACTCTTTCATCGGTCCCATAGTCGGCTCCTTCGTGTTCGTCCCCATAAGCGAGTACGTGAGGGTCTACATAGTGTCTAGGTTCCCGAGGTTCTACGGGCTCCACGTCTTCGTGCTGGGCGTGATCCTGTTAGCCATATCGTTACTCGCGCCGGAGGGCATCATGGGCTGGCTCGAGAAGAGGGGCTACCTGAGGAAGGGAAGGGAGACTGGTGAGGTGAGAAAGGAATGA
- a CDS encoding ABC transporter ATP-binding protein, producing the protein MSLLEVKGVVKRFGGLIAVNDVSFSMDEGERVGLIGPNGAGKTTLFNLISGYYRPDKGKIFFNGRDITGRRPYEITKLGVGRTFQIVKPLSNLTVLDNVAIGALLRHPEVNEARKRAEEVLKLTGLYEKRNMRAGSLNLPEKKRLELSRALATEPKLLLLDEVVAGLNPSEVDELLKLLREINESGVTILMVEHVMRAVMNISERIIVMDYGVKIAEGTPQEIASDPRVIEAYLGREEL; encoded by the coding sequence ATGAGCCTGCTGGAAGTCAAGGGAGTGGTGAAGAGGTTCGGCGGGCTGATAGCGGTCAATGACGTCTCCTTCTCAATGGATGAGGGGGAGAGAGTGGGGCTCATCGGACCCAACGGTGCGGGAAAGACGACCCTATTTAACCTGATCTCCGGTTACTACAGGCCCGACAAGGGCAAGATATTCTTCAATGGTAGGGACATCACGGGGCGAAGGCCCTACGAGATAACCAAGCTGGGAGTGGGCCGCACCTTCCAGATAGTGAAGCCCCTGTCAAACCTCACAGTTCTCGACAATGTTGCGATCGGCGCCCTGCTGAGGCACCCGGAAGTGAATGAGGCAAGAAAGCGTGCAGAGGAGGTGCTGAAGCTCACTGGCCTCTACGAGAAGAGGAACATGAGGGCCGGTTCCCTGAACCTGCCTGAGAAGAAGAGGCTCGAGCTTTCTAGAGCGTTAGCGACCGAACCAAAACTTCTCCTGCTGGATGAGGTCGTGGCTGGGCTCAATCCCTCGGAGGTGGATGAACTGCTGAAGCTGCTCAGGGAGATAAACGAGTCAGGGGTGACGATCCTGATGGTGGAGCATGTGATGAGGGCCGTTATGAACATCTCGGAGAGGATAATCGTGATGGACTACGGAGTGAAGATAGCGGAGGGGACGCCGCAGGAGATAGCTAGCGATCCAAGGGTGATAGAGGCATACTTGGGGAGGGAGGAACTATGA
- a CDS encoding ABC transporter ATP-binding protein, whose product MSLLDVRDVDVFYGDAQALWGVSFQVDRGTITSIVGANGAGKTTIMKTISGLLIPKSGTITFKDRDITKEEPHRRVELGIAHVPEGRQLFPRLTVMENLRAAAYTKRAREKFQDTLEEVFNLFPILRERRNQLAGTLSGGEQQMLAIARGLILRPEILMLDEPSLGLAPKLVIMILNLVRKLREEGYTILLVEQNVYQALKLSDKAYVLETGRIVKSGTGEELLRDEDVKRAYLGL is encoded by the coding sequence ATGAGTCTCCTGGACGTCAGGGATGTGGATGTGTTTTACGGCGACGCCCAAGCATTGTGGGGCGTCTCCTTTCAAGTGGACAGAGGAACCATAACCTCCATAGTCGGCGCAAACGGGGCCGGGAAGACCACCATTATGAAGACCATATCTGGACTCCTAATTCCCAAGTCCGGGACTATAACCTTCAAGGACCGAGATATCACTAAGGAAGAACCTCATAGGAGGGTGGAGTTGGGGATAGCCCACGTCCCAGAGGGCAGACAGCTCTTCCCGAGGCTCACAGTTATGGAGAACCTGAGAGCAGCTGCCTACACTAAGAGGGCTAGGGAGAAGTTTCAGGACACGCTGGAGGAGGTGTTCAATCTGTTCCCCATCCTCAGGGAGAGGAGGAACCAGCTGGCTGGCACGCTCAGCGGTGGGGAGCAGCAGATGCTCGCCATAGCCAGGGGACTGATACTCAGGCCAGAGATCCTGATGTTAGACGAGCCCTCGCTCGGCCTGGCGCCCAAGCTCGTCATAATGATCCTTAACCTCGTTAGGAAACTCAGGGAAGAGGGATACACCATCCTGCTGGTCGAGCAGAACGTCTATCAGGCACTGAAGCTCTCCGACAAGGCGTACGTCCTAGAAACCGGGAGAATAGTTAAATCCGGAACTGGTGAGGAGTTATTAAGGGACGAAGACGTGAAGAGAGCTTATCTGGGGTTGTGA
- a CDS encoding aspartate/glutamate racemase family protein — MYGWRARVGLIVPSSNTTMEEEFRSVLPEGVSLHVARVRLRKVNVEELKKMEEYVELAADMLADASVDVIAYGCTTGSLVGGVGYDERIADKIERMTGVKAVATATAVLEALRHLDVKSVAVATPYIDEVNKEEEEFLEGNGFKVVSMIGLGIEDNIEIGRQAPEVAYRLGKAAFHHDADGLFISCTNFRTFEVLEALEVDLGKPVISSNSATLWAVLREVGIREPVVGLGELLEFGVS, encoded by the coding sequence ATGTACGGTTGGAGGGCCCGGGTCGGTCTCATAGTGCCCTCCTCCAACACGACCATGGAGGAGGAGTTCAGGAGTGTACTCCCCGAGGGAGTCTCACTTCACGTAGCCAGGGTCAGGCTCAGGAAAGTTAATGTCGAGGAGCTCAAGAAGATGGAGGAGTATGTGGAGCTAGCCGCTGACATGCTAGCCGATGCTAGCGTTGACGTCATAGCATACGGATGCACTACTGGGAGCTTGGTCGGTGGAGTAGGCTATGACGAGAGGATAGCGGATAAGATAGAGAGGATGACCGGGGTCAAGGCCGTTGCTACAGCCACAGCGGTGCTGGAAGCCCTCCGCCATCTGGATGTGAAGAGCGTGGCCGTGGCCACTCCCTACATAGATGAGGTGAACAAGGAGGAAGAGGAGTTCCTAGAGGGCAACGGGTTCAAGGTCGTCTCCATGATAGGTCTGGGCATAGAGGACAACATAGAGATAGGGAGACAGGCGCCTGAGGTCGCCTACAGGTTGGGGAAGGCAGCCTTCCACCACGACGCCGACGGCCTCTTCATAAGCTGCACCAACTTCAGGACGTTTGAGGTTCTAGAGGCCCTAGAGGTGGACCTAGGCAAGCCCGTGATATCCAGTAACTCCGCGACCTTATGGGCTGTCCTCAGGGAGGTTGGAATCAGGGAACCGGTGGTGGGCTTAGGAGAGCTGCTAGAATTCGGCGTCAGCTGA